From Arthrobacter sp. FW306-2-2C-D06B, a single genomic window includes:
- a CDS encoding phosphomannomutase/phosphoglucomutase → MTSEQNKTFDLSASFKAYDVRGIVGESITSHIVESVGAAFVDTLGLAGQTVLVGGDMRPSSPEFIKAFADGAARRGANVQLLDLISTDELYYACGALNAAGATFTASHNPAEYNGIKMSKAGAQPISSETGLKEIQALAENYLNSGSIPAAETQGKISTRDVLKDYSEYLRSLVDLKGSRPLKIVVDAGNGMAGLTTPAVLGDQLLPALPFEIVPLYFELDGSFPNHPANPLEPENLRDLQAAVIEHGADIGLAFDGDADRCFVIDEKGEPVSPSAITGMVARREIARAQAAGEKTPVIIHNLLTSRAVPELVTADGGRAVRTRVGHSFIKAVMAEEGAVFGGEHSAHFYFRDFWNADTGMLAAMHVLAALGEQDGPLSDLGRQYEPYVSSGEINSEIEDKAGAIERVRADFDGEDVDVDYMDGSTFTAKDGSWWFNLRPSNTEPFLRLNAEAKDVATMEKVRDRVLALVRS, encoded by the coding sequence GTGACTAGCGAGCAGAACAAGACATTTGACCTCTCGGCTTCCTTCAAGGCCTATGACGTCCGGGGAATCGTCGGCGAATCCATCACATCCCACATCGTGGAATCCGTCGGCGCGGCCTTCGTCGACACCCTCGGCCTCGCTGGCCAGACGGTGCTGGTTGGCGGCGACATGCGCCCGTCATCCCCCGAATTCATCAAGGCATTCGCCGACGGCGCCGCCCGCCGCGGAGCCAATGTCCAGCTCCTGGACCTCATCTCCACCGATGAGCTCTACTACGCCTGCGGGGCGCTCAATGCTGCCGGTGCCACGTTCACTGCGAGCCACAACCCGGCCGAATACAACGGCATCAAGATGTCCAAGGCCGGCGCACAGCCGATCTCGTCCGAAACAGGCCTCAAGGAAATCCAGGCACTCGCGGAGAACTACCTCAACAGCGGTAGCATCCCGGCCGCGGAGACCCAAGGCAAGATCAGCACCCGCGATGTCCTGAAGGACTATTCCGAGTACTTGCGCAGCCTGGTTGACCTCAAGGGCTCCCGTCCGCTGAAGATCGTCGTTGACGCCGGAAACGGCATGGCCGGGCTGACCACTCCCGCAGTACTTGGTGACCAGTTGCTTCCTGCCCTGCCGTTCGAGATCGTCCCGCTGTACTTTGAGCTGGACGGCTCTTTCCCGAATCACCCCGCGAATCCGCTTGAGCCCGAAAACCTGCGCGATCTGCAAGCCGCAGTGATCGAACACGGCGCGGATATCGGCCTGGCGTTCGACGGCGACGCGGACCGTTGCTTCGTGATTGACGAGAAGGGCGAACCCGTGTCCCCGTCCGCCATCACCGGAATGGTCGCGCGCCGGGAAATCGCCCGAGCACAGGCCGCGGGTGAAAAGACCCCCGTGATCATCCACAACCTGCTGACCTCGCGGGCAGTCCCGGAGCTCGTGACCGCGGATGGTGGCAGGGCCGTGCGCACTCGTGTGGGGCACTCGTTCATCAAGGCAGTCATGGCCGAAGAAGGAGCCGTCTTCGGCGGCGAACACTCGGCGCATTTCTACTTCCGCGATTTTTGGAACGCGGACACCGGCATGCTCGCGGCCATGCACGTCTTGGCGGCATTGGGCGAGCAGGACGGCCCGCTGTCCGACCTTGGCCGGCAGTACGAGCCTTATGTCTCTTCCGGTGAAATCAATTCCGAAATCGAGGACAAGGCAGGAGCCATCGAGCGGGTCCGCGCCGATTTTGACGGCGAAGACGTCGACGTGGACTACATGGATGGCAGCACCTTCACCGCGAAGGACGGCAGCTGGTGGTTCAATCTTCGTCCGTCCAACACGGAGCCGTTCCTGCGGCTGAACGCCGAGGCGAAGGATGTTGCCACCATGGAAAAGGTACGGGACCGCGTCCTCGCACTGGTCCGGTCCTAG
- a CDS encoding prolyl oligopeptidase family serine peptidase has protein sequence MTTTAADQAPAPDNETAQETATAPEPVDENIWLEDIHGEEQLAWVREQNARTEDLLDDADYAALEAGILEVLDSTDRIAMVNKRGEHYYNFWKDQQNPKGLWRRTTWESYLSDAPEWDVLLDIDELAAAEGEEWVFHGANFLRPAEGEPHRLAIIALSPDGGDANRHREFDVETRTFVDPATGGFDLPTAKGNVSWLDADTLLVATTADGLPKTSSSYSRTGVKLRRGQSLIEAERIFEIPEDHMMALVAHDSTPGFERTFAVDWIDFFNRTTSVLHGDAWLAIDVPTDVNLSSHREWLMFRPRQDWNVDGTTYPAGSLLAADFEGYLSGARDFTVLFTPDEHTSLQSWSWTRNYLLLNLLHDVSSEIRALDPARKDSAGGWASTLLDACPPLHDVNAYAVDDEDEAEGDDAGNDYWLVATGFTTPTTLMRGTLSPGIASYTLDAGHDGGVASTHAVVKSSPSFFNEEDYEVQQHFATSADGTRVPYFQVASKDLDLDGENPTQLSGYGGFEVSRTPAYSGAIGRAWLERRTESIPSEDGSAAHSRGGVYVVANIRGGGEYGPAWHRAALQANRHRAFEDFAAVARHLISRGVTSPRRLGCVGGSNGGLLVGNMLTQYPELFGAVSCGVPLLDMRRYTKLSAGYSWIAEYGDPDVPEQWEYIRTFSPYHLLRDGVEYPETFIWTATSDDRVGPVQARKMAARMQAMGIPNVWFREAVEGGHAGASDNRQAASLQARSQHFLWRALAGKEGSGH, from the coding sequence ATGACCACCACAGCAGCTGATCAAGCGCCCGCGCCCGACAACGAAACTGCCCAGGAAACCGCAACCGCCCCCGAGCCTGTCGACGAGAATATCTGGCTTGAAGACATTCACGGCGAGGAACAGCTGGCCTGGGTGCGGGAGCAAAATGCCCGCACCGAAGACTTGCTCGACGACGCCGACTACGCCGCCCTGGAAGCCGGAATCCTGGAGGTTCTGGACTCCACGGACAGGATCGCCATGGTCAACAAGCGTGGCGAGCACTATTACAACTTCTGGAAAGACCAGCAGAACCCCAAGGGCCTCTGGCGCCGGACCACATGGGAAAGCTACCTCAGCGATGCCCCGGAATGGGACGTGCTGCTCGACATCGACGAACTGGCCGCCGCTGAAGGCGAAGAATGGGTTTTCCACGGCGCCAACTTCCTGCGCCCGGCCGAAGGCGAACCGCACCGCCTCGCCATCATCGCCCTCTCCCCCGACGGCGGTGACGCCAACCGCCACCGCGAGTTCGACGTCGAGACCCGCACCTTCGTGGACCCTGCCACGGGCGGTTTCGACCTCCCGACCGCGAAGGGCAACGTGAGCTGGCTCGACGCCGATACCCTGCTGGTTGCCACCACTGCCGACGGCCTGCCGAAGACCAGCTCGTCCTACTCGCGCACCGGGGTGAAGCTCCGTCGAGGCCAATCCCTGATTGAAGCCGAACGGATTTTCGAGATCCCCGAAGACCACATGATGGCCCTCGTCGCCCACGACTCCACCCCCGGTTTCGAACGCACGTTCGCGGTCGACTGGATCGACTTCTTCAACCGGACCACTTCCGTGCTGCATGGTGACGCGTGGCTCGCCATCGATGTCCCCACCGACGTCAACCTCAGTTCCCACCGCGAATGGCTCATGTTCCGTCCGCGGCAGGACTGGAACGTGGACGGAACCACCTATCCCGCCGGGTCTCTGCTGGCCGCCGACTTTGAGGGTTATCTGTCCGGGGCCCGCGACTTCACGGTGCTTTTCACCCCGGATGAGCACACGTCCCTCCAGTCGTGGAGTTGGACCCGGAACTACCTCCTCCTGAACCTGCTGCATGACGTCTCTTCCGAAATCAGGGCGCTCGACCCTGCCCGCAAGGACTCCGCGGGCGGGTGGGCCTCGACGTTGTTGGATGCGTGCCCGCCGCTGCACGATGTGAACGCCTACGCCGTCGACGACGAGGACGAAGCAGAAGGCGACGACGCCGGCAACGACTACTGGCTCGTGGCAACGGGCTTCACTACCCCCACCACGCTCATGCGCGGCACTTTGTCCCCCGGGATCGCGAGCTACACGCTCGACGCAGGCCATGACGGCGGAGTGGCCAGCACCCACGCGGTGGTGAAGTCCTCGCCGTCGTTCTTCAACGAGGAGGACTACGAGGTCCAGCAGCACTTCGCCACCTCGGCAGACGGCACCCGCGTGCCCTATTTCCAAGTGGCGTCCAAAGATCTTGACCTCGACGGCGAGAACCCCACGCAGCTCTCGGGCTACGGCGGGTTCGAAGTCTCTAGGACGCCGGCCTACAGCGGAGCCATCGGGCGCGCCTGGCTGGAACGCCGGACCGAAAGCATCCCGTCCGAAGACGGCTCCGCGGCACATTCACGTGGCGGCGTCTACGTCGTGGCCAACATCCGCGGGGGCGGCGAGTACGGTCCCGCTTGGCACCGCGCAGCCTTGCAGGCGAATCGACACCGCGCGTTCGAGGACTTCGCCGCCGTGGCGCGGCACCTCATTTCGCGGGGCGTCACGAGTCCGCGGCGGCTCGGCTGCGTGGGCGGCTCCAACGGCGGACTACTGGTGGGCAACATGCTGACCCAGTACCCGGAGCTGTTCGGAGCCGTCTCCTGCGGCGTCCCGTTGCTGGACATGCGCCGCTACACCAAGCTTTCGGCCGGTTACTCCTGGATTGCCGAGTACGGCGACCCCGATGTCCCTGAACAGTGGGAGTACATCCGCACCTTCTCGCCGTACCACCTGTTGCGCGACGGCGTGGAGTACCCAGAGACGTTCATCTGGACGGCCACCTCCGATGACCGTGTAGGCCCGGTCCAGGCGCGGAAAATGGCAGCCCGGATGCAGGCAATGGGCATCCCCAACGTGTGGTTCCGCGAGGCAGTTGAAGGCGGTCACGCGGGAGCCTCGGACAACCGCCAGGCGGCCTCGCTCCAAGCCCGCAGCCAGCACTTCCTGTGGCGGGCGCTTGCGGGCAAGGAGGGCTCGGGGCACTAG
- a CDS encoding PEP/pyruvate-binding domain-containing protein, with protein sequence MPPGFIITTGAYLSFLAEANVGAALGGFLSVVPEEAPDGGAPDGGDGTRGAALRALFAGAEMPGRLRQEILDAYAKLGGGAVAVRSSATAEDLPGAAFAGQQDTYLNVLGGEDVVQAVANCWASLWTDRAISYRRRQGIDPHEVAIAVVVQKMVPAAMAGVLFTANPVTGERGEMVVDANPGLGEAVVSGRVTPEHYVLDSSGKVLSFTPGGREVVISAAVGGGTQESSGKQSTKPGLAAEELAELAMLGNKAQQHFGRPQDIEWVAAGGRLYVVQSRPMTALPPQPPVLNAVQRRVGPFFIEMFQERPYPLDVSGWMSRGILAMLHGMAGSVGVVFPAVEELLPEEDGVVVQLIPPVPRPTIRTLAAPASLLRRARRFKAADWTRDPRFSSFIDNIERLNRKDLGLLRWRAVVAFARECFAAMQGITDLRVSYLPGIPVPVLKMRFMLLFLGKTKLAPALIAGAETRTSQANRALERLASIAADDPGLSRALRDSGPRELLESVENEAEHRAFREAFEAFQREYGHRETTSVVLSSSPTWSDAPEVVLGLVKALSGERPPTVDHGGIALAELKRHPALRFEPLRRRVLAAVESAQAGMAFREDSHFYATKAIPPIRRAYRELGRRLVMAGVIDEPDEIYHLRFEELESITDNDDGALPASLRDRFRPLVLARAAKRRGLDGIPLLDPALLFARGRQGRQVEGVLVSGTAASRGRATGPVRVIRGPAEFGRLRSGEVLVCPYTNPAWTPLFQRAVAVVVDAGGLGSHAAIVAREYGIPAVMGTGSGTSTLADGQQVLVDGTLGVVLPAAAAERP encoded by the coding sequence TGCCGGGCCGGCTGCGGCAGGAGATCCTCGATGCCTATGCGAAGCTGGGCGGCGGGGCTGTCGCGGTCCGGTCCAGTGCCACGGCGGAAGATCTTCCGGGAGCCGCGTTCGCCGGTCAGCAGGACACCTATCTCAACGTGCTGGGCGGGGAGGATGTAGTCCAGGCAGTCGCCAACTGCTGGGCGTCGTTGTGGACGGACCGGGCCATTTCCTATCGCCGACGGCAGGGGATCGATCCGCACGAGGTGGCGATCGCCGTCGTCGTGCAAAAAATGGTTCCGGCCGCCATGGCGGGCGTCCTATTCACTGCGAACCCGGTCACGGGCGAACGCGGCGAGATGGTGGTGGACGCTAACCCCGGCCTGGGGGAGGCTGTGGTCTCCGGGCGGGTGACTCCGGAGCACTATGTCCTGGACTCCTCAGGAAAAGTGCTGAGTTTCACGCCCGGTGGCCGCGAGGTGGTGATCAGCGCTGCCGTGGGCGGCGGCACGCAAGAAAGCTCCGGTAAGCAAAGCACGAAACCAGGGCTCGCGGCGGAGGAATTGGCGGAATTGGCCATGCTGGGAAACAAAGCCCAGCAGCATTTCGGCCGCCCTCAGGACATCGAATGGGTGGCCGCCGGCGGAAGGCTGTACGTAGTGCAGTCACGGCCGATGACCGCTCTCCCGCCCCAACCGCCCGTCCTCAACGCGGTCCAACGTCGGGTGGGACCGTTTTTCATCGAGATGTTCCAGGAGCGGCCCTATCCCTTGGACGTATCCGGCTGGATGAGTCGGGGAATTCTCGCCATGTTGCACGGCATGGCCGGGAGCGTAGGCGTGGTCTTCCCTGCAGTGGAGGAGTTACTGCCGGAGGAAGACGGGGTGGTGGTTCAGCTCATCCCGCCAGTGCCGCGCCCGACGATCCGAACGCTTGCCGCGCCGGCTTCCTTGTTGCGCCGGGCGAGACGGTTCAAAGCCGCCGACTGGACCCGGGATCCACGCTTCTCCTCGTTCATCGACAACATTGAACGGCTGAACCGCAAGGACCTCGGTCTCCTGCGGTGGCGTGCAGTCGTGGCATTTGCCCGGGAATGTTTCGCGGCGATGCAGGGCATCACGGACTTAAGGGTCTCCTACCTGCCCGGCATTCCGGTGCCGGTGCTGAAAATGCGTTTCATGCTCTTGTTCCTGGGCAAGACAAAGCTTGCGCCTGCGCTGATCGCGGGGGCGGAAACCCGGACGAGCCAAGCGAACCGGGCCCTTGAACGGCTGGCTTCCATCGCGGCGGACGATCCCGGGCTTTCCCGCGCGTTACGTGATTCAGGACCCCGTGAGCTCCTGGAGTCGGTGGAAAATGAGGCCGAACATCGCGCTTTCCGCGAGGCGTTCGAGGCGTTCCAGCGTGAGTACGGCCACCGCGAAACCACGAGTGTTGTCCTCAGCAGTTCGCCCACGTGGTCCGATGCCCCCGAGGTGGTTCTTGGCCTTGTGAAGGCCTTGTCCGGAGAGCGGCCCCCAACAGTTGACCATGGCGGGATTGCGCTTGCGGAATTGAAGCGCCATCCGGCTCTCCGCTTCGAACCGCTGCGGCGGAGGGTGCTCGCCGCCGTCGAGTCCGCCCAAGCCGGAATGGCGTTCCGCGAGGACAGCCACTTCTACGCCACCAAAGCCATCCCGCCGATCCGACGGGCCTACCGGGAGCTTGGCCGCCGACTGGTGATGGCCGGCGTGATCGATGAGCCCGACGAGATCTATCACCTGCGGTTCGAGGAATTGGAGTCCATTACAGACAACGACGACGGCGCGCTGCCGGCTTCACTCCGTGACCGTTTCCGGCCGCTGGTACTCGCTCGCGCGGCAAAGCGGCGCGGGCTCGACGGCATCCCGCTGCTCGATCCGGCTTTGCTCTTTGCTCGAGGTCGCCAGGGCCGCCAAGTGGAAGGAGTCCTCGTCTCCGGCACGGCAGCGAGCCGCGGCCGAGCGACCGGGCCGGTCCGTGTGATCCGTGGACCGGCCGAGTTCGGACGGCTGCGCAGCGGAGAGGTCCTCGTCTGCCCGTACACCAATCCCGCTTGGACGCCGTTGTTCCAACGGGCCGTCGCGGTTGTGGTGGACGCCGGCGGGCTCGGTTCGCATGCGGCGATCGTCGCGAGGGAATACGGAATTCCGGCCGTTATGGGCACCGGCTCGGGTACCAGCACCTTGGCCGACGGGCAGCAAGTACTCGTGGACGGAACCCTGGGGGTTGTCCTGCCGGCCGCTGCGGCGGAAAGACCTTGA
- a CDS encoding MFS transporter yields MTGAVPDVQSESKWQPRLALLVAATFFMEFLDGTVLTTAMPSIAADFKVASADVNITMTAYLVTVAMGIPLSSWLAERFGARRIFCLAIAVFTVASLLCAASQDLTLLTLSRVAQGAGGAMMVPVGTLVVLRGTPKSELLRATAFLVWPGLLAPVLAPLVGGAFTTYLSWHWIFLINVPLGLAAFIAALRLVPRTGGDAARRLDWVGLMLTTFGVGSLVVGLEGVGGHGAGAVPAAVLLAGALALAGAAWWMLKAKAPLFDLRVFATRTFRATSTGGFVYRLTISSVPFLLPLLFQDGFGWDPLKSGAMVAAVFIGNIGIKPATTPIIRRFGFKPVLVLASFASAVTFASCAALNAGTPEPLIFVLLLASGAFRSIGFSAYASVQYADIVPGELPSANAVSATLVQLAAGGGIAVGALFLRLFDHVSLFGDGPSSAYRGAFLAMAAVMLLSTVDSLTLHRNAGAEVSRSVVGKPEKRRG; encoded by the coding sequence GTGACCGGCGCAGTCCCGGACGTCCAGTCCGAATCCAAGTGGCAGCCACGGCTCGCTTTGCTCGTTGCCGCCACCTTCTTCATGGAGTTCCTTGACGGGACAGTCCTTACAACCGCCATGCCGAGCATCGCGGCCGACTTCAAAGTGGCCTCGGCCGACGTCAACATCACGATGACTGCCTACCTGGTGACTGTCGCCATGGGAATTCCGCTCAGCAGCTGGCTCGCGGAACGCTTCGGTGCACGCCGGATCTTCTGCCTGGCGATCGCCGTGTTCACCGTTGCGTCACTGTTGTGCGCGGCCAGCCAGGACCTCACCCTGCTGACCTTGAGCCGGGTGGCGCAGGGGGCCGGCGGGGCCATGATGGTGCCGGTGGGAACTCTCGTAGTGCTGCGGGGCACACCCAAGTCTGAGCTCCTTCGAGCTACCGCATTCCTTGTGTGGCCCGGGTTGCTTGCCCCCGTTTTGGCGCCGCTTGTGGGCGGAGCCTTCACTACCTATCTTTCCTGGCACTGGATCTTCCTGATCAACGTACCGCTGGGGCTTGCTGCGTTCATCGCAGCCCTTAGGCTGGTTCCGCGAACGGGAGGCGATGCTGCCCGGCGGCTCGACTGGGTGGGGCTCATGCTCACCACCTTCGGCGTCGGATCGCTTGTGGTGGGCCTTGAAGGAGTTGGTGGTCACGGCGCGGGCGCGGTCCCGGCCGCCGTGCTGCTGGCCGGAGCACTGGCCTTGGCCGGAGCGGCCTGGTGGATGCTCAAAGCCAAGGCTCCGCTCTTCGATCTCCGGGTTTTCGCCACGCGAACGTTCCGGGCCACCTCCACCGGAGGGTTCGTCTATCGCCTGACCATCAGCTCGGTGCCTTTTCTGCTGCCGCTGTTGTTCCAGGACGGCTTTGGCTGGGATCCACTCAAATCCGGGGCCATGGTGGCCGCGGTGTTCATCGGCAACATCGGGATCAAGCCCGCCACGACGCCGATCATTCGGCGGTTCGGTTTCAAACCCGTGTTGGTCCTCGCCTCTTTCGCCTCGGCCGTCACCTTTGCCTCTTGTGCAGCGCTCAACGCAGGGACCCCGGAGCCGTTGATTTTTGTCTTGCTCCTGGCCAGCGGGGCCTTCCGCTCGATCGGATTCTCGGCGTACGCCTCCGTGCAGTATGCGGATATCGTCCCCGGGGAGCTTCCCTCGGCCAACGCTGTGTCAGCTACGCTGGTGCAACTGGCCGCGGGTGGCGGCATTGCCGTGGGTGCGCTCTTCCTGCGTCTCTTCGACCATGTGTCGCTCTTCGGCGACGGCCCTTCCTCGGCGTACCGTGGTGCCTTCCTCGCCATGGCTGCTGTGATGCTCTTGAGCACAGTGGACAGCCTCACGCTGCACCGGAACGCCGGAGCTGAAGTCAGTCGTAGTGTTGTGGGCAAACCGGAGAAACGACGGGGCTAG
- a CDS encoding RrF2 family transcriptional regulator, which yields MKINAFADVSLRALLVLSSAPAGELLTTQNIADAVGTPYHHVSKAIVRLRELGLIDVERGRKGGSRLSAAGQRATVGQVLRKLNTRLDPAECQSAHGDCPLITECGLRHALARAREAFYRELDDVVVSSLPRLRQMAPAFQAIGLRHGL from the coding sequence ATGAAGATCAATGCCTTCGCGGATGTGAGCCTGCGTGCGCTCCTGGTTCTATCGTCCGCGCCCGCAGGTGAACTCCTGACGACCCAGAACATCGCGGACGCCGTGGGGACTCCTTACCACCACGTCAGCAAGGCCATTGTTCGGCTCCGGGAGCTGGGCCTCATCGACGTCGAGCGCGGCCGCAAGGGCGGATCCCGACTCAGCGCCGCCGGGCAGCGAGCCACCGTTGGCCAGGTCCTGCGGAAACTGAATACCAGGCTCGACCCCGCCGAGTGCCAATCCGCCCATGGTGACTGCCCCCTGATCACGGAATGCGGCTTGCGTCATGCCTTGGCGCGCGCGAGGGAAGCCTTCTACCGGGAGCTGGACGACGTCGTCGTCTCCTCCCTCCCGCGCCTGCGGCAAATGGCGCCGGCATTCCAGGCGATCGGGCTACGCCACGGGCTGTAA
- a CDS encoding RecQ family ATP-dependent DNA helicase has product MPNNPDAALLAAEQSSTRLQALEVLKELVGNADARFHDGQYEAIEALVDAGRRALVVQRTGWGKSAVYFVSSLLLRRRGAGPTLIVSPLLALMRDQVAAAARAGVRAVAINSANQLEWDNVREQLAADEVDVLLVSPERLTNPSFRENQLPELIRRTGLLVIDEAHCISDWGHDFRPDYRRISDLIEQLPGSVPVLATTATANSRVVHDIEEQLGAGVLTIRGELGRESLRLGVLKLADSRDRLGWLLTHLANMPGSGIIYTLTVSAAEDTARLLSEAGHNVLSYTGRTDPADRERAEQLLKDNQVKALVATSALGMGFDKPDLGFVIHLGAPSSPVAYYQQVGRAGRGAANADVLLLPGSEDREIWQYFATASMPSEEKAAAVLNVLGESGSALSTVALEARVDLRRTPLELLLKVLAVDGAVERVGGGWRSTGRPWIYDADRYARIAEARVDEQDSMVIYQDTAGCRMEYITAVLDDESARACGRCDNCAGKWFPADVAAAAADAAGQTLRRAGLALEPRLQWPSGMDRLGVTVKGKIKPEELLAEGRVLARLTDLGWGGALRELFAAGAADREVEPAMLQACVQLLREWSAGDVRSPGWSGEGRPAAVVSIPSRNKPALVESLARGIAGIGQMPYLGSLQLQHGGPTGGRGGNSAYRLAGVWERLVVGPELGQNLASLGGQGILLVDDLADSRWTMTVAGRALRQAGAGSVLPLVLGQAA; this is encoded by the coding sequence ATGCCCAACAACCCGGATGCTGCCCTACTCGCAGCAGAACAGTCCTCCACCCGGCTGCAGGCCCTTGAAGTACTGAAGGAGCTTGTGGGAAATGCGGACGCCCGATTCCACGACGGCCAGTATGAGGCGATTGAGGCCCTCGTCGACGCCGGACGGCGCGCGTTGGTGGTGCAGCGGACGGGCTGGGGCAAGTCGGCTGTTTACTTCGTCTCTTCGTTGTTGTTGAGGCGCCGGGGCGCTGGCCCGACCCTCATCGTTTCGCCGCTGCTCGCATTGATGCGCGACCAGGTGGCGGCAGCCGCACGGGCGGGGGTGCGGGCCGTAGCGATCAACTCCGCAAACCAGCTTGAGTGGGACAACGTCCGCGAGCAACTGGCCGCGGACGAGGTGGACGTCCTTCTGGTTTCTCCGGAGCGGCTCACCAATCCTTCATTCCGGGAAAACCAACTTCCCGAGCTCATCCGCCGTACCGGTCTCCTGGTGATTGACGAGGCACACTGTATTTCGGACTGGGGGCACGATTTCCGTCCCGACTATCGGCGCATCTCCGATCTCATCGAGCAACTGCCCGGCAGTGTTCCCGTGTTGGCCACCACGGCCACGGCCAACTCCCGGGTGGTCCATGACATCGAAGAACAGCTCGGCGCCGGAGTGCTGACCATCCGCGGGGAGCTTGGCCGGGAGTCCTTGCGGCTGGGTGTCTTGAAACTCGCCGACTCGCGGGATCGCCTTGGCTGGTTGCTGACCCATCTTGCAAACATGCCAGGCAGCGGAATCATCTACACCCTGACCGTTTCTGCAGCTGAAGACACCGCCCGGCTGCTCTCCGAGGCAGGCCACAACGTCTTGTCCTACACCGGGAGGACGGATCCCGCGGATCGCGAACGTGCCGAGCAACTCCTCAAGGACAACCAAGTGAAGGCGCTGGTTGCCACTTCGGCGCTTGGCATGGGCTTCGATAAGCCGGATCTCGGGTTCGTCATCCACCTTGGTGCCCCGTCATCGCCCGTGGCTTACTACCAGCAAGTTGGCCGTGCCGGCCGTGGCGCCGCAAATGCCGATGTGCTCCTCCTGCCCGGTTCCGAGGACCGCGAGATCTGGCAGTACTTTGCGACCGCTTCAATGCCCTCGGAGGAAAAGGCCGCAGCAGTCCTCAATGTCTTGGGCGAATCAGGCTCTGCCTTGTCCACGGTGGCCCTCGAAGCGCGGGTGGACCTGCGACGGACGCCTTTGGAACTCCTGCTGAAGGTCCTCGCCGTGGATGGAGCGGTGGAGCGCGTGGGCGGTGGGTGGAGGTCGACAGGACGTCCGTGGATTTACGACGCCGATCGCTACGCCCGCATCGCCGAGGCCCGGGTGGACGAGCAGGATTCCATGGTGATTTACCAGGACACCGCCGGATGCCGCATGGAATACATCACTGCGGTCCTGGACGACGAATCCGCACGTGCATGCGGCCGTTGCGACAATTGCGCCGGCAAGTGGTTCCCGGCCGACGTGGCAGCAGCGGCCGCCGACGCCGCCGGGCAGACCCTTCGGCGCGCGGGTCTTGCACTGGAACCACGGCTTCAATGGCCCAGTGGCATGGATCGGCTCGGCGTGACAGTGAAAGGCAAGATCAAACCGGAGGAGTTGCTGGCCGAAGGCCGCGTGCTGGCCCGCCTGACCGACCTCGGCTGGGGTGGTGCCCTCCGTGAGCTCTTTGCGGCCGGTGCCGCTGACCGCGAGGTTGAACCTGCCATGTTGCAGGCCTGCGTGCAGCTCTTGCGCGAATGGTCTGCCGGAGACGTCCGATCCCCGGGGTGGAGCGGCGAAGGGCGCCCGGCGGCCGTTGTGAGCATCCCCTCTAGGAACAAGCCGGCGCTGGTCGAATCCTTGGCCCGCGGCATAGCCGGAATCGGCCAGATGCCGTATCTCGGTTCCCTTCAACTCCAGCACGGCGGACCCACGGGCGGGCGCGGTGGCAACAGCGCCTATCGGCTCGCCGGCGTCTGGGAGCGCCTCGTGGTGGGCCCTGAACTTGGACAGAACCTTGCGTCGCTGGGCGGTCAAGGCATCCTCCTGGTCGACGACCTGGCGGACAGCCGCTGGACAATGACCGTTGCAGGCCGTGCACTCAGGCAGGCCGGGGCAGGATCGGTGTTGCCACTCGTCCTCGGTCAAGCAGCGTGA